AAGACGCGTCGATTTGTTCCTTTTGTAAACCCAACTTCGTTTCTTTTACTTCTCTTCTTCGATACGATCCATTCAATTCACTACCTACCTCACTTCACCCACCTTCCCTATTCTCTCTTTCGCCGCAAAACAAACTCGCTCTCGCAGGTtccatctctctctctctctctctctctatgttgttttctttttacCCCTAAACTAGGAAATTATGAGCTTTATTCCATTTCTGgttctaataattaattaatattgttttactTGTCTTCCATTTTCGACTGTTCTGAATGAAGTTTTTGTTTATGCCCTAATCTTAGTGGATGCAATTGTCCCCAGATTGTTGGATCttaatttgttatatattttagaatttctTTCGATGAGTTTCAGAGGAAAATTCATTAGCACAAGTCTCTAGAtttatagaaatatttaaaatttcaaactaCATGTAATGGTTTTTTGTTGGTGTTTGATTTGATTGAGATTTGGATTTGGATTATATTGGTATTGAATTAACTGAGTGTTTTTGTTGTTAATTGTCATCATAAtcaatgattttattttgattgagTAGAATTTCTGGTTTCTAACCcttgattttgttttattaactAACTGGAAATTTAGGATATCCTTTTAGGTTAAATGGCTAGGATCAAACCTCAGGCTCTGTTACAGCAAAGCAAAAGGAAGAAGGGACCTTCTCGTGTTAGCGCCACAACTATTATATTTTACGCTTTGATTCTTGTCTTGATTGGTTTTTTCCTTTTGGCTACATACAGACATTGGTCCAACAGGTTAGTGGGAAATTTTCTCTTCTAGATGTGAAAGCAGTTTTGTTTGTGTGAGAAATGATTTGTGGTGTATTTATTCAGAAGAACAATGAAAGATATCTTAAAAAGTAGTAATACTAAATTGAGCTCTAGCTTCATCAAGACTCGCTGCTCTGAATTACCTGATATTATTTGAGATGCTATTGCTAGGGTAGAGGAATGTctgaaaattgtattttgttgcTAGAGGCTTTATTTTACTACTATCTTTTATTGAACTTTCCCTGTCTTTTGTTGAGCATGTACAGAAAGTTTtccattgaaaatatttttaaaaagttgagTTTGAATGGAACAAGCATTAGTTAAATGATTTCTGATTAGGTCGTTATAGGTTTTTAACAggatttctttcattttctcatATAGAATAGGAACCTCAGATGATCAATATCTGTTACCTAACAATTCATTTGTTTCCTGTTTTAAGGTCAAGATTACAATCAGAAGATCACTTGTCAGTCTCTGAGGTACATATTTAAATTCATTATAAATGGTTTTTCATGACTTCTCAGCCctttaatattttcttgttgtccGAAACCCCTGCCCATTGTATACTCTCTTTTATCGAAAGGGCTTATATTATGTTAGTTTGAGTTTTCCCGTTGAGATAGGGCTTGCTGCAAGATCAATAGTTTTTTCATTTGTGAATAGAATTATTAACTCAGTCAAACTACTTTGGTAGGGTGAAAATAGTTTTGTTGACTCGAAGAAATCGGAGCTACCTGGATATGCTGTAAGTTCATCTTCCACACTGCTGTAAttcctttttttgtttatcATTCTTTAGTGAAATTAGAATGCTCGtttattgaaattattaaatgaaGATTTATCTTACTACCTGgtttatttctttttcattaCTTATTATAGGTTTTAAATACCTCTAAAGGGTCTATAATCGTAGAACTGTACAAGGACAGTGCTCCTGAAGCTGTTGATGAATTTATTGATTTGTGGTGAGTACTTGGTtttcctaaaaaatatttaatttggaaGCTGATGAATGGTTTGGGTTTGGTTAGACTTCATTCTGGAATAGAAAAAATTGTCAACTTTTGATATTGTTGTTATGTGATAGACAATAGGTGATATTTGTTTGGTGATTTAAGTATCCTAAGTTATGTTTACACTACAGCTGTTAGGATATAGTATAATAGATATTAGGGTAGTTAAAGTAGTTAATGgttatagttagttagttgGTTATGAGGTAGTACGAACTCGTGTATAAATAGGAAGTTACATAGTTAGTTGAGATATCCTTGAATAATGTAATTGATTATTGAATAGAGTAGAACTCTATTGTGAAGGGGAAATCCTTGGACAGGAACCCAAGACTTGGATTCCTAAAGCTTTGTATGGGAGTTTGAAGGAGAGGGAAGAGGATGGCTTTGgaaaaaaaggaaggaaagaataACTTTGGGAGGGAAGGGCTTTGGGGGGTTTGTTTTTGTTCATAATACAAAATCCCCCTAAGTTGGGGGAACTCAAAAATTGTATTGGAGGAGGACTTagattaattattcaaatcatttCCACGTTATTATAATagtctataaattaaaaatatattaatcataagCATTCTTATACCATTGTCTACAAAATAACTCTTTCAAATAATGTGGAAAATTTCTCTCTATTTTTCTAGTATCTACTCCCTTCAAAGCCTTCCCGTCCATCCCTCCAAACTCCCAAACAAAGCTTAAGAAAGAACACTTTTGTTATGAACTAGGAGAGAAATCTCTCCTCCAAGGTTTCCTTGAGACTATATTCTATTCAACAATTGATTACCATATTCAAAGATATCTTAACAAAACTACATAACTCCCTATTTATACACAAAAGTCATAACTACCTCATAACCAACTAACTAACTTTAACAACCATTAACTACTCTAATATCTATTATACTATATCCTACCAACATcacttctctttatttttttttcgcCACCTATAATCTTAGCTAAAACATACTTTGGTCCTTGcaatttgaaattgaaagtcCTCTCTGTATTCCATAACAATATTTCACATCATCTCTTATCTTTGGTAGGCTGAAGCTTGTTGTGATATTTTTCTGCATTAGTTTCTCTGTAAATGTAATTGACAATTAATGAAAGTATCATCAGATATATACCCAAAGATATTAGCTAGATACATGGTAAACTGGACATAATATAGGTCAACTGCACACACACATTCACAAATTCTAATAACTTCGATAAAACGTGTCTAGACTAGACTTTGAAAATTGTAGCAATAACGTGCAGAAAAACAGCAACTTTCCTTTACCTATAAGGTGTGGGTTAGAGTATTAGGATTATTAGTGTGGACTTGTACAGTTGTACCACTACATTTGTAAACTCTTATATTGCACAAGTTCACTACATCACAATTATTCAGAATCCCATAGTGAAGTATATTATCTCCTTCCTCCCtgttaaattgataaaattcaaCGAGATGAGCTGTGTAacgtattttataaattttgctAAAACATTTCAGACATTTATACTTGTTGATATGGAAATTACTTTTTCTTTGTTGCATCTTTGTGCACTTACAGTTTGTGCCAGTAGAATTGCTTATCATAGAATATATTGGAGGGTTCTAAAATCCATGTGAGTGTGCTGGTTGTGAACATTGAGTTGAGTGCTGCAACTTTGAGAGTTGCTATATTGCTTAATATAAGATTACTGTTATAGCATCATGAAATGAACACGCCCTCTTGGGAAGAGGGCTGCAAGCAGGGCTGCTTTTGGGACCAGCAATTGCTACAACTCTGACCCGGTTTGGCAATACATCTCTGGAGGTCTCATTGTGTCATTTCGCTTACATATTTCCTGTCTCTCACGATTCCGTGGTGCTCTCTTTTTGCGAACAAAACTAACCCTCTCTTGTGCTCTGATTTTGTGACCGAAACACATCCTTCTTGTGCTCTGTTTTTGCAACCAGAACTCATCCTCTCCCGTGCTCTGTTTTTTATGATCAAAATCCTCTGCTTTTATGcgttgtttttgctactgagATCTGATGTTTTGTGCTCTGTTTTTTGTGACCAACATGTACTGTTTTTGTTCCTGAGATTTTCACTGTGTAATTAGAATGTTTAATTCTAATTCCGCTGCTGTTGAAGGGGTAATTGGCGTCGCCTTCTATGTCCCTAGGGCTATAAGCAAACCTAGCTTAAGTTGTTTTGTTTATGACTCGTGAAAGTATGAGTTATGGGTTATTTAAGACACTATTTACTAACTTCCTTATACTTGAATTTAACttaaagtgtttgaattttatgGTTTACTTTCtcttacttttattattttatgcattagttttaatttatatgcatatgACACAAGTTTTATGAATCTTGTAGACTCTTACGATTTTTGTCACCATTTCACATTTTACCAATTTACTACCCCTTCCCGATTCTGCATGGAATGTTGGTTTTAACTACCTTACTTGCATGATATGAATGACAAAGTTTTGTTTGATACAGCTCTATGGGTAGTCTGATATTTCTATAACATTTTTGGTTTTAGTTTGTTTAGTCTGTTTATTATAAGTGGGTTGGTAATGGTACATGAAATTTGTTTAATCTAGTTGCTTATGCTTCCTACTTAATCCACAATTTGTTTGCAGTCAAAAAGGGCACTTCAAAGGGATGCTTTTTCAGCGCGTAATTAAGCACTATGTGATTCAGGCAGGGGATGGCCAAGGAACAGGAGCAGCTGATTGGAACTTAAGAGGAAAGCAACCTACAAGGTTTTCTTATTCTTTCAGTTTTTTCAGTTTGTATATACAGATATAGATATAGACAATCCTGGTGATGGTCTAGCAGTGAGTTGCatagttttttaattaatagataTTACGATGATTCACCAGTATGAAGCATGAAGCATTCATGCTCGGAACATCCAAGGGCAAACACACCAACAAAGTATTTGATCTTTTCATTACAACTGCACCCATACCAGATCTAAATGAGAAGCTTATTGTGTTTGGGCAAGTCATCAAGGGAGAGGATGTTGTTCAGGTGATTGACTTTGCTTTATTCTCATTGTCCTGTCTGCAACTGTGTGGAAATTTGTTTTCCGTTTCCTTTTATTACTCATTTTATCCTTTTTGTTTTAGTCATGAAGGCTTTCTGCATATCTTTTCATGTGTTGCTTTTAATGGTTGTCGTTTTTTTCCAATTAATTTCTATCAATAATTAATCAAGGTTAAATATGTTGTGCGCAACCAATATTTCTTGATTTATCACTTAACATGTAATcatgattgattttgaaaatttttgtaATGAGCATAATAACGGTTCTAGATGATAGGTGTACCATACCACATCTGTATAAATGGAGTTAATATTCTGTGATTGGATGATATGTTAGGGAAGAAGATTCACCAAACTGTTAGAATATCAgttataatacttatttttgttGCTTCTGAGAAATAATGGTTTCTAATAGTTACAAACTGTGTCAAATCAATGGAGTTTCATGATTAAGGTTGATACTGAATACTGCATAACCCTGTCCCAGGAAATCGAAGAAGTGGATACCGATGAACATTACACTCCTAAAATATCTATTGGTATACTTGATGTGACTCTCGAACAGAAGATCTGAAGGCTCTCCACTATATCATGAGCATTATGAGCGCTCACATTTGCTTATAACCTGTTTTGGTGCTCCGGTCAAATCTATTGTACAGGGATGACGAACCTTGAGAAGTTCATCTGAGGTGCATCTATCAAGTTTTTGAGCCTTGATGTAGTTTCTGCTATTGCTTTTCTAGTTATGAACAGTGAAACAGGGATTATGCAATCTCTTATTCTTGCCTCTTTCTGTTActttatttggtttttttttcttcttttctatttaatttgatttttgagaagGAAAGGGGGTGGATTTGTCTATGCTTGTAAGATTGGTTATattacattttcttttttattttagcatCACTCTTCATTTGTAGCTTCGATGAGTTCACAAGAACATTTCACTACGAAgttcatttatattttgtacTTTTCCTGATGGCCAATTTGGTAGCGAGTTAGAATGCCAAATTTTGTAATCTTCTCTTTAATGATGCTCCAGTTACATTTCAATTTGGTTATACTAGTCATAACTATAAACTACATTAAGTTGTAGTAGTTGGATTTATTTCTGTTAAAAATCAGAGCATTGATCAGATTATTCTTTAAGGGACATTTTGAAGAGGCTATTCATACTTTTGATATACACTTCTATATGAATTTAGAAGAGTTTATACGATTAAGATGAATGCACAGATGAGCATGCAATCAGAAAAAGGAGCAATTTCTTACCTTGCATATTTGTGAATAGGGGGGTATATGTTATTGTGTCTGGACCGTGTCTATTTGTTGGAGGATTTGCTCGCACAAAGCTACTTGTgtgcattaaaaaatatatgtcagAAGAAGTCAACTTTTTAAATGATTCTTAATATTTCGAGTTCAAGGGTTTAGTTTCATAGTTGTACGATGATATCTTAGTTCATAAAAAAGCTACTTGTCGTGTCATGTGCATTATGTACTTATAGGTCTCTTTATGAGAGGACAGTGCTAGTTTGTATTGGACTTTAGGAATTTTGTATGCATCTTCATTCTTGGTACTTGAATTTATCTTTGGAATAATTGTTTATCCATGACTTTTCTTAGGGACGCAGCTGAGGATAATTGAGTGGGCCTATTAAGAAGTAACTATCAGCTACAAAGGGTTGGGCCCAACTTTTTCGACACACGTTTCTAAAAAATCGAATGGAAATTTTGGAACTACGCTTTTGGACGGGAAAAAATATGGGTGTCTACTTTATGAAGTAATTTTGGGAGGGAACAAAATTTCTCCCCAAGGATCTGTACAAAAGAAAATCCAAGGATTCTTAGTCATCCTCACTCTTAGATTACTCCTAGAGCATCTCCAAAGGCGAGCTCAATATCAAATAGTACCCACTAactatcataaatttattattattaataaattaatataaaaggtaataattataattttattattttgaaattataaaagtaCCGTTATTTTATGAGAGAACTGTGATGATAGTTTGACACAACTTCAACGGTAAACTCGCCAAAAACTGAATTTTAAGTTTAAGTAACTACATGCAAACTTATTTGACTACCATTGAAAATGCTCTTAGTTTTGGATCGGCTAACTTCTCTTtctattgaaatataaaatcTAAGGACAATGATggatagataataaatatatatttgatatcatagtaaatttatttgaattatgtcTGACATGTGATTTTGTTTGAATCACAGTAATCAATGTTTGCATTATATACagtttaaatattaattcaaaaaaatttggtAGGGGTTGATTTCTtagttttcttatttttaaaaatatgtaatataCTTTCACATTTTCACTATAAAATGTTATCCatttctttaaattaaaaagccCCATTTTCTTAAGCTtgagacatatatatataatattaattgaatgGTTGGCatgtgaaatataaaaaaaatgtgttttcatCTTTAAATATGCATGTCATAATTCCAGCATATTTTTAAGGATGAGGGTTAGCAACTAACGTCCGAGTTTGAATCTAACTGacaattatatgaaaaaaatatttatatctaatatttaataatattttaaatatttattttcggTGGAGTAAATTTGAGGAAAAAAATATGTTAGCAAAATATACTCctataattcaaatatattcaCTAAATTTTATGAATTCTATATAATTTTGATAGAATCCACATAAATTTTAACTAACAAATACAATttataagaacaaaaatattatattaaacacAATTCTTTTGACACAAATGCAAGACACTGTATTTGTACggttcttttttttcttttaaaaaactcTTTTTTTGTCATAATCATAGAGTACAAgtatatatttatcttattaACACTTTTGGGTATTTCATTAGCTCATAAAATAAGAATCATCAACtactttattttacatttattgaTGACTCAATCACTAACTTTAATACCACAGGATCAAGAAGTTAAACAGTTCTGAAGTTTGAAAAATCCTCTCCTTATTGTATACGTTTTTCTTGCAATACACTCAGCGGAAAAGCTTAACAACCTTAACTTTTTAAATGCTATCGTGTCTCGAAAAGATTGTCCCAATTCAGAATTTTTTCTTGAAAggcaaataaaaattaataacattacatgCACCTAGTAAAACGCTATGTagatctttttttttctcattttatatataaaaaaaaaacagtgtCGAACTCCCacaaaataagagaaaatataatatctatttctttttcttttcttaagtTATTTTCAACAGGTCGAAGGGTCAAGCACCGAAGCTATGGctttatacttt
The genomic region above belongs to Cicer arietinum cultivar CDC Frontier isolate Library 1 chromosome 4, Cicar.CDCFrontier_v2.0, whole genome shotgun sequence and contains:
- the LOC101498388 gene encoding peptidyl-prolyl cis-trans isomerase CYP21-4-like; its protein translation is MARIKPQALLQQSKRKKGPSRVSATTIIFYALILVLIGFFLLATYRHWSNRSRLQSEDHLSVSEGENSFVDSKKSELPGYAVLNTSKGSIIVELYKDSAPEAVDEFIDLCQKGHFKGMLFQRVIKHYVIQAGDGQGTGAADWNLRGKQPTSMKHEAFMLGTSKGKHTNKVFDLFITTAPIPDLNEKLIVFGQVIKGEDVVQEIEEVDTDEHYTPKISIGILDVTLEQKI